In Spartobacteria bacterium, the genomic stretch CAACTCATCCCGTTTTATTCTTGGTCTTCTCATGCCGTCCATTATCCCGCCCGCAACCCCCAAGTCAACTCAAAAAATCATTATGTTCCTGTCACTTTACTTTCTTGTACTTTCTTGTGGGAAGAAGTCCATCCTGCTTTACTTTACTGAGCCGACCTTGATATTGATGTCTTCACGGCGTTCAAGACGGTCGACCTTGCCATCCTTGATCCAGAGGATACGATCGGATGTGGCCAGCATTTTGTGATCATGCGTGGCGGAAATCACGGTGACGCCCATTTCTTTGCTCAGGCTACTAAGTAGCTGAATAATATCTTCACCGGTATGCAAATCAAGATTGCCCGTCGGTTCGTCGGCTAGAATAATAGTCGGTTCATTAGATAGCGCGCGGGCAATCGCCACGCGCTGCTGCTGGCCGCCGGACAGTTCACCGGGACGATGGGTCATACGATGACCCAGCCCCACTTTTTTTAAGACCTCGATAGCTTTTTCATGGGCGGCCGCCTGTTCCATTCCGTTGAATATCAAAGGAAGAGCAGTATTTTCAATGGCAGTGTAGGCCGGAAGCAGATTAAACTGCTGGAATACATAGCCCACGTGTTTTCCTCGAAAATAGGCCAGTTCCCGACTGGTCAGCTTGGCAATAGTAATGCCGGCGATTTTCACCTGTCCGGAGGACGGATGGTCCAGCGCACCAATCATATTAAACAGCGTACTTTTACCGGAACCGGATGGTCCCATAATGGAAAGGTACTCGCCGCGCATAATATCAAGATCAATGCCTTTTAGAGCATGAACCTGTATTTTACCCAGATCAAAAACTTTATTCAGACCGCGAATTTCGATCAGCACTTCCTGACTCATGTTCATCTCCATCTTAGAACGGCAATTGAATGGCGGCTTTACTTAAGAAGGTAATCCCGACCCCGACCGTGGTGATCAGTCCCATACCGCACGCAAATCCTGCACTGACCACAGGAATGTACTGACGCCAGCGCAATCCCATTTTCC encodes the following:
- a CDS encoding ABC transporter ATP-binding protein; protein product: MNMSQEVLIEIRGLNKVFDLGKIQVHALKGIDLDIMRGEYLSIMGPSGSGKSTLFNMIGALDHPSSGQVKIAGITIAKLTSRELAYFRGKHVGYVFQQFNLLPAYTAIENTALPLIFNGMEQAAAHEKAIEVLKKVGLGHRMTHRPGELSGGQQQRVAIARALSNEPTIILADEPTGNLDLHTGEDIIQLLSSLSKEMGVTVISATHDHKMLATSDRILWIKDGKVDRLERREDINIKVGSVK